DNA from Phragmites australis chromosome 16, lpPhrAust1.1, whole genome shotgun sequence:
GAGAAATAGATTGAGAGgagtttttctgatttttggtATGCTGAGAAACTAAAAGTTATTGTAAAAACCAATAACCAAAATTTAACAATTATAACCGCTTTTTTAGTCAGCCAGAAGCTCTAAAGCAACAACCTATCCAGATGGGGCCTAAGCATTTGCCAAGTGAGAGCAAATAGTATGTTGTGTGTCGatggttaatccctgacaatgttTTCGGGGTGTCCCGGATGACAGGCGCATGATCAACATTTCCGATGTATGTGTGTATCGAAGGAAAATCAAGAGCACAATAAATTATTCAGGTTCATATCTCCCATGGGATAACATTTCTACgtcttattaatttttttatgacttggatgaacttgttacataATGAATTTTTCTCTTACAAGTCTGATCCTCCTCCGTTTATATAGTAGGCAGAGAATGATATATACAAACAAACCGTGCTAAACCTGAGACCGACCTAATACTGATGGGGCCAACTACTCCTAACCTATGATAACAAAGAATAGGCAAGTTTGTCCTACTCTGGTAGACCGGTACATCTTGTCACATCACCACGCGTTGCACACTCGCCTGTGAGACCATCTCACTTGCCTGATCATCCTATAGGCTATGTCCTATCCGTCGAACGACGTCACGCCTGCCTGAAAGATCAtctcatagcatttaatgctacgggacgggacactgCATTTCTACACTAGCCACGACTTTGCTCGCCAAGAGGAGATGCctggggaagaaaaatacttaaGTGAATGttattaaatgagattagacgGATTAGGTAAGTACCTGCCCCGCAATCAGCAAACGCTTGTTGGTTGTAGGGTTTTCTTATGCGATTAGGGAACTGATCGTACGAGTCTTGTTTGGTCATACGGTGGGGCTACAGTCTTGATAATATCAACTGTCAACTAGTATTTACCGATGTGAATCCTGATAGGATATCCCCTTattatttatactgatattgtGCAATTTAGATGACGGAGAATTGTTACTCAAGACGAGTGTGTTGTCACGTTTTCTTTTTGTCACTAAACACGCAGAAGAATTATATATCATTATGCTTAGTACGGGCTATTAGGTCGTCGTGTTCATACGCGGGTTATATGTTTGTTGCTCAATTGTCATATGCTGGTTGTAGCGGTTAAGTGGTAGTACATTCCTATGTCGCTAGGTATTAGACCTTATGTGTAATAAAATTTAGTCATTGTCATGGTCGTTTTTATATGTTATACAGTATATTGCAAGAGAATAAGTTCCTAACTTCTTATCCCTCCATCGCGAAAGAACGAAGTTTAAACTTTGAGGCAAAAATCTATGTGAAAGTGACGTTTTGAGTGTCCAAGACCGACTTTCCGTATGTACCCCTCGTATAATGCATAGGCATGCTATGGAGCCTATACAAGTATGGATGCACAGTAGTAAATGAGAAGAATAACTAGGGGTTACATGGTCACTTTGATCAGCTACTAATCACACCTTGATCTCTAAACTCAACCCAAGAACGTCTTTTTTTTTACTGGAGGGAGTATAAGTAAAGGCTACAAGGCAAGTGCATGGTTGACCTTTTGATTCAAAACAAAAGTGCAGGTCGACCTTTTGCATTACAAAGGTCCGCTATTGTACCACGAGCCTATGCTATATTTTTCGACCATAACATAAGCACGGCCATATGACACTGCAGTAAGCAACCAATACAATTTTTGCCACCTAATCAGCTGATACCATTTTATTACGCAAAGGTACCAGAGCCGTGCAAGCAGTGGCGAAGTTAAAGTAAAATGAAGGGGTGCAGCCCCACAAAATTGGACCGAGTGGATGCAAGAGTTTAACTTGAAGGAGGTGCGTTAAGAATAAAATTCTGAGGTTTAactgtaatttttattttttttatccgcTGATCCACACCCTCTCCCTTTCAAGTAGTTCGCCCATGGGTGCAAATATACTTATCGTTGAATATTTCTACTgtgcttctattttttttcctattgtACGACTCTGGCCTGCCCAGTGATGAACACATCGAAGTCATGGAAGAGGTGATCTTTCTCCACCCCCTCTATCTCAactctctcttctccttctcttgcaAAATTGGAGGAGGTTTGGAGGGGCTATAGGAAAGTGGTAGCCGATAGGAAGCTTGATCCTCACCGCTGGCCTGGCCGATAAGCATATGCAACTAGATGAGCCCAAAAGTCAGATGAGTCCTGCTGAAAAAATCACTAAGATCATGCATCCAAATTCCCCAGGACATTCAGAGAGTATCTATCTAGAATTTAATAGAGCGGCAATGTTTGTGGCCggctgaaaaatatatattttttgtttcctGGTGCATCTCGGCATTTCTTCAATCTCCAATTGTGGAGAAGTACATGATTGCGTATCCCCGATAAATATAGTTAATTATCCACACGCATGCATGTTCAGCAAAAAAAACAAATGAGGACCCCTTCCGGCCATAAATCCTTGTTGTTTGTATAAGATTCAGTTAATCTTTTGAAATTTATAGTTAATTATCCACACGCATGCATGTTCAGCAAAAAAACAAATGAGGACCCCTTCCGGCCATAAATCCTTGTTGTTTGTATAAGATTCAGTTAATCTTTTGAAATTTTAACTATTAATAACTTTTGAAGTGAGTAGTTTCAAAACATGGAGATCATATATGTAAATAACTTACGAAAGATACTTTCGTAATCTCGAAAATTTATTGGGTTTAATTATTATATTCTAATGAAAATAGtgattaaaattatatattgaAGAATGTGTCGGATCCAAAACTCAAGTATTCGTAACTGGGGTGAGTATGAACCAAATAAACATAGCTAGGTCCCACTCTTGGATCGCTTCTTTTTTCTAGCAAGAAGGAAACCAAGCATGTCCAATATGGAGAGGCAGAGAAACAAAGGCCCCCATTGGGATGGTCTTTTCCCCCAAACATCTCCCTTTAAACCAGTGAAGGGACACCAACCAAACACCACTGCCTGCCCACAACAAAACCACACACAGACACAGCCCAGcccccgagagagagagaggaggcggaggaagATGCATACACAAATCCACAAGAAGCCATGTTGTCCTCTCCTCCTACCCCCCATGGCCGGGATATATATAACTAGGACTAGGTGAGCTCCTTCAGAGAACAGGGGAAAGGGAGAGGGACACCACCATCCACTCAGAGAACAGGGAGTACACTCAGATTGCGGGGAGCAAAGGAGAAGCATCCCTTTTGCCTCGCCACCTTCCCAACTGGTTCCTCTGTCTTCTCTTGTGCGAGCGAGAACCTTGGACAATGATGGCGTGTGGGTCTCGAAGCAGAAGCACTGAGATGGTCGACGAGTTCGAGAAGCTGGTCATCAGAATGAACCCTCCAAGGTTTagtcctttctcttcttcttcccaaCCCAGGAACCCATGTATGTTTCTTTCTGCCCTTTGACGACCTGTGTCCTTTGCTAACTGTTCTGGTTCTTGGCCGTTTGCAACTCGCAGGGTCACCGTGGACAACGACTCCGACATGACTGCCACCTTGGTGAAGGCAAGCACCAAACGCAGCTCTGGCTTCTGGAGCTCGCTAGCTCTGCGTTCTTGCCTCCTGCGAATTCTTGCAGAGTTTTTTCCCCCTTCGTCTCACACTTGTGCGGTTGGTTTCCTCTCTGCAGGTGGACAGCGCGAACAAGTACGGGACCTTGCTGGAGGTGGTTCAGGTGCTGACTGATCTGAAGCTGACCATAAAGAGGGCCTACATTTCCTCCGATGGCGAGTGGTTCATGGACGGTGAGTGCTGCTTTGCAACCTCCCTGTCTTGGATAgtttaagaagaagaaagatggtgtCTTTTTGGGCTGATGCAAAGTGTGGCTTTTGCTTGGATTGTGATCTTTCCATCTTTTGATCTTGAGTGGTGGGTGTGGCTTTGTTGCCTTTATGCAGTGTTCCATGTCGTGGATCAGGATGCGAATAAACTTTATGATGGCCAAGTCATCGACAGAATTGAACAGGTAAAGTGCGGGAGTTTTTTTAGCTCTTTTTCGGCTCTCCATTTGATCCTCGGGCTTCAGTGAAGCAATCGCTAGCTTCCTAGATGCACATTTCTCGTGCTGGTTGATGACTTGATGTGCTGTCGATTTGGATTTCAGTCACTGGGAGCGGGATCGCTGAGCTTCCGGGCGCCGGAGCGGTCGGTCGgcgtggaggcggaggcggaggaggcgcaGACGACCATCGAGCTGATCGGCAGGGACCGGCCGGGCCTCCTGTCGGAGGTGTTCGCGGTGCTCACCGACCTCAAGTGCAACATCGTGGCGTCGGAGGTGTGGACGCACGACGCCCGCGTGGCGGCGCTGGTGTACGTGACGGACGCCGACACGCGCGGCGCCATCGAGGACCCGGACCGCCAGGACACGGTGAAGCGCCTGCTCCGGCACGTCCTGCGCGGGAGCAGCCGGGACAAGaaggccgcccgcgccgccaTCTCGGCGAGCGTGGCGCACGCGCAGCGCCGGCTGCACCAGATGATGCACGCGGACCGCGGCAGCACCCgccgcggcgagggcggcgaggCGGCCGACGGCGCCGCGCGGGGCAGCAGCGGGCCGGTGGTCGCGGTGGAGGACTGCGCGGAGAGGGGGTACACGCTCGTGAACGTGCGGTGCCGCGACCGGCCCAAGCTGCTGTTCGACACGGTGTGCACCCTCACCGACATGCAGTACGTGGTCTTCCACGGCACCGTCATCGCCGAGGGGTCAGAAGCTTACCAGGTGCGCGCCTTGCCATGCCTCCGTACTCTGTCTGCGTTTGCTTCTTGAAACTGTTCCATGGCATCTCTGCATCGCAATATCTCATTGTGTCGGTCCTTGTTTGGTGTGAACTTGAATGACTTGTCCTGCACAACAACAAGCGAAAAAAGACTTGTTTTATCGGCAGAAAGGGTCACACATGCTCATATAACGTCTCGCTTGCAGGAGTACTACATCAGGCATCTCGACGAcagcgccgccacctccggcgaAGACCGGGACCGGCTCTGCCGCGGCCTCGAAGCGGCAATCCAACGGCGGTACACCGAGGTATACATGCACTTGCATTATTCTACCGATCGAACTGTCGTGAGCTGCAAGATGTAACGCGAGTGTTCGTTGCGAGGATTCAGGGGTTGAGGCTGGAGCTGTGCTGCGAGGACCGCGTGGGGCTGCTGTCCGACGTGACGCGCATATTCCGGGAGCACGGGCTGTCGGTGACACACGCCGAGGTGGAGACGCGCGGGTCGCAGGCGGCGAACGTGTTCTACGTGGTGGACGCGTCGTCGGGGGAGCCCGTGCAGGGCCAGGCCGTGGAGGCCGTCCGCGCGGAGATCGGCGAGCAGATCCTGTTCGTCAGGGAGGACGCCGGGCCCAAGTCGCCGCTGagccgcgacggcggcggccggcgctcGCTCGGGAACATGATCCGGTCCCGGTCCGAGAAGTTCCTCTACAACCTAGGGCTGATCAGGTCGTGCTCGtagccgccgccgtcgttgCAGCTCAACTAATCAGAGCACGTACTCCAGGGCAATGTTGCTTACTCCTAGCCAAGCTAGCATCTAGCAAGGGCTTGGTTCCTATCAACGACCCGTTGATCGATCCATGTCAAATCCTTGGATTAATAATGTAGGAGCCTTGACCTGTTGCTGTGTAAATATCCTGATCTGTTCGACCGTTCGTGTGTGTGTTTTCCATGAATTGCTAGCTTCCATTTCAGTCAAGAAATGCATTTGAAATGCGAATGCGCCACGGCCCATGCAGTCTGAGTCAAGAAACGCTCGCCACGATGAAACGTGGAGTAACAATagtgagagagaagaaaaatactAGCGGTAGTACCAGCCGAGCTCCAGCTCTTCGAGTTTCGAAGCAACAGGAGACGGCCATCGGGCATTCTGATTCATATTAAAATCATCCAGAAGGGATTCCTGTTAGGGGTTAAATCCTCTTTACAAAcagattttcgttttttttaatattttaacgATTTATCTTCATAGTTCTCGTCACGAAGTAATATCTAAGTTAATTCACTTTGAAATGGGATTCTCTTATTTCTTTTCGCGaatcctttaaaaaaaattattaaagataaaaaaataaagataatagAAACgggaaatgaaagaaatatgaaCGATGATCTAAGAATTCGCGCAACAGTTTGGCCCTGTAGAATGCAGTGCCGAGCTTCAGAGCGACGCGACAAAGCTGGCCCCAGCCACTTTGATTGCGAAGGCTCGCGTCGCGGCAAGCACAACCGCCTTTTCACGCCGAGTTCGATCAGTTTCGTGGCAAGAAAAATTCGCATCTCGGGTGATGGGCTCTCAGGCGACACAAAGGTACGACCTCCCTGCCGCGTCCTTTTCGTGTACATCGCCGCCAATCCGCCATAGCTCGACCCTCTAAAAACCCAGATCGAGATGGCTGGAGCACTAGTAATATATGT
Protein-coding regions in this window:
- the LOC133894807 gene encoding ACT domain-containing protein ACR4-like; the protein is MMACGSRSRSTEMVDEFEKLVIRMNPPRVTVDNDSDMTATLVKVDSANKYGTLLEVVQVLTDLKLTIKRAYISSDGEWFMDVFHVVDQDANKLYDGQVIDRIEQSLGAGSLSFRAPERSVGVEAEAEEAQTTIELIGRDRPGLLSEVFAVLTDLKCNIVASEVWTHDARVAALVYVTDADTRGAIEDPDRQDTVKRLLRHVLRGSSRDKKAARAAISASVAHAQRRLHQMMHADRGSTRRGEGGEAADGAARGSSGPVVAVEDCAERGYTLVNVRCRDRPKLLFDTVCTLTDMQYVVFHGTVIAEGSEAYQEYYIRHLDDSAATSGEDRDRLCRGLEAAIQRRYTEGLRLELCCEDRVGLLSDVTRIFREHGLSVTHAEVETRGSQAANVFYVVDASSGEPVQGQAVEAVRAEIGEQILFVREDAGPKSPLSRDGGGRRSLGNMIRSRSEKFLYNLGLIRSCS